Within Candidatus Dormiibacterota bacterium, the genomic segment GCCGACCAGTCGAGGCGTCGCCAGCGTGAGGAATGTACGTGCCTCGAGGTTCAGCTCGTCGAGAGTGCGCCCTCCCAGGCTGATGTTGAGCAGGCCGTCGAAGGTGAGTCGATCCGCGAAGATGCGCACCGGTCTGACCACCCGGTTCTCGAAGACGTTGGCCATCGTCCCGGCTCCCTCGCGGATTCGCGCCATCCGGTTTGACACCCGTAACTTAGGGCCCTAGATTCAGTCCGTCAACCCGCCCCGCCCGCGCGGGAGCGGATCGCCTGTGGCCGGGATGACGAGGTGCCGATGCGGTTCCGCTGCGCCCAGTGCCGAGCCCTGACCCAGGTCCAGATCCCGGCGAAGATCACCGCGCCCGTCATCACGGCCTGCTCCGGCTGCGGTCGCAAGTATCGCTTCGCCGTGGATCGCCCGCGGGCCGCGGACGACCAGGAACGCTACCGCCGGGCCAAGGAATTCGCCGAGACAAACCAGATCGACCTGGGGAGCGCCTACTCGGTGCTCGAAGGCGTCATGACGCTCGAGGAGGCGCACGGTATCAGGAAAGGGCTGCCGGTCCCGCGTCTTCCCCAGGACGGACAGGAAGCGAAGCCGGGTATCCCCCCCGCGGCGCCCCTCCCGGCTCCGGAGATCACGCCGCTGGCCGCGGAGCCGTCCCTCCGGCCGACACCGGCCTGGCGAAGCGCGCCGACCCAGGTCACAGCACCGGCCCCATTCATTCCGGCCCAGCGACCGAATCTCTCCGAGTCGGAGGCGTCGTACGACCCCGGCTTCGCCGCGGCCGTGCGGGACGGCTGCCTGACGCCGCAGCAGGCCCTGGAGCGCGGCGATCGCAAGGCGCTCGCCCTGCGCCTGTCGCAGCGCCACAGGCTGCCGATGGAGCTGGCGTTCAGGGTGGCGGAAAACCGGGTGACCGTTCACCAGGCGCTGCAGCAGAAGGCGGTCATCGAGGCGAAGGAGCCGCCGCGCCCGCAGACATCGGTGTCGCACGGAGTGTGGAACTTCATGATCTTCAGCGTCGGAGCCTTGATCCTGGCCGGGCTGGGCGTGCATGTCTATCACGTCTGGGGGGACTACCTGGCGCAGCGCGGCATGGCGATGCTCGAGCCGACTCCGGCCGCCGCGTCGACCCGGGCCCACGTGCCGGCTCCCGTGGAGGCTCCCGCCGTGCCGGCCCCGCCGCCGCCGATGACGGTGCCGAAGACCGACTCGACCGGCCAGGTCGTCGAGGTCGTGGGTCCCGATCCGAGAAGCGTCCTGATCTCGTTCTGCATGACCGGGCGGCAGTCGGGGCGGCGGGAGGCGATCGAGATCGCCCCGACGTCGCCGCCGGACGCCTCGGCCCGCTGGGGCGTCTTCCGCAGCCTGGACAACTCCGCAATACCGCTGCGCGCCATCCTGATCCGCAAGGACCAGCGCACGGGGCGCTGGAGCGCGGGGGACGGTCGCACGCCGATCATGACCGAGGCGCCGCCGGCCCTGCCGCCGGGGACGCGGACGGTGCCGGTCTCGGCGACCGAGGCGGTGTCCGACGCGCCGGCCGCCGGCGGCTCTTCTTGACAAGAACTCCTCCTCTGCTATAGTGACCCGGTTCCCGCGAGCGTCATGCGCCGCACATAATCCTCAGGAGCGATCGGAACGCGCGATTGCTCCTTCGTTTTTTCCGGGGAGAAGCTGAATGAGTGCACGACGTGTCCTGATCATGGGCGCGGCCGGCAGGGACTTCCACAACTTCAATCTCTGCTACCGGGACAACCGGGCCTTCGAGGTCGTCGGATTCACCGCGACCCAGATCCCGAACATCAGCGGAAGGCGGTACCCCGCGCCGCTGGCCGGGTCGCTCTATCCCGACGGCATCCCGATCTACGAAGAGGACCGGATCGAGGAGCTGATCCGCACGCAGTCGGTCGACCTGGTCGTGTTCGCGTACTCCGACGTGTCGCACGCGCACGTCATGCACAAGGGCTCGCAGGTGGTGGCCGCCGGCGCCGACTTCGTGCTCCTGGGGTTCGACGCCACTTCCTTGAAGTCGAAGAAGCCGGTCGTGTCGGTGTGCGCGGTGCGCACCGGCGCGGGCAAGAGCCAGACGACGCGCCGCGTCTGCAGGAAGCTCCTCGACCAGGGGAGGCGCGTCGTGGCGGTGCGTCACCCGATGCCCTATGGCGATCTCGTGAAGCAGCGCGTGCAGCGCTTCGCCACCTTCGATGACCTCGACCGGCACGAGTGCACCATCGAAGAGCGCGAGGAATACGAGCCGCACCTCAAGAACGGAACGGTCGTCTACGCCGGCGTCGATTACGGCGCCATCCTGCAGGAGGCGGAGGGCGAGGCCGACGTCATCGTCTGGGACGGCGGCAACAACGACCTGCCCTTCTACAAGCCGGACGTCGAGATCGTCGTGGTCGACCCGCACCGCCCGGGGCACGAGATCCAGTACCATCCCGGGGAAGCCAACTTCCGCCGCGCCTCGTGCCTGATCATCAACAAGATCGACACGGCCGACAAGAAGGGGATCGAGGACGTCAAGGCGAACATCGCCCGCTACAACCCGAAGGCTCTGGTCGTCGAGGCCGCGTCCCCCGTCACCGTGGAGGACCCGGCCGCCATCCGCGGCAAGCGCGTCCTGGTGGTGGAGGACGGCCCCACGCTGACGCACGGCGAGATGGGATACGGGGCCGGTGTCATCGCCGCGCAGCGCTTCGGCGCGGCGTCGATCGTCGATCCGCGCAGCGCCGCGGTCGGTTCGATCGCGGCGACCTTCCGCAAGTATCCGGGGATCGGCACGCTCCTGCCGGCCGTGGGGTACGGCGAAAAGCAGATGGACGAGCTGAAGCAGACCATCGACAAGGTGGATTGCGACCTGGTGCTGATCGCCACGCCCATCGATTTGCGCCGGGCCATCCACTTCGAGAAGCCGGCGCTGCGCGTCACCTACGAGCTGCAGGAGATCGGCAAGCCGGACCTGGACGACGTCCTGGCGAAGCTGCCTTAAATCCCTCCATGCGGGAATCGAGGAAGCTAGCTGTCGTCGCCTTCGGCGGCAACGCGCTCATCCGGAAGGGCCAGGAAGGGACGCAATGGGAGCAGCTCGAGAACGCGCAGGCCACGGCGCGCTCGCTGATCCCGATCCTCAAGGACGGCTACGGCCTGGTCCTGGTGCACGGCAACGGACCCCAGGTCGGAAACGTCCTGATCCAGGTCGAGGAGGCGGTGACCAAGGTGCCGCCCCTGTCCCTGGACGTCTGCGTGGCGATGTCCGAGGGGAGCATCGGCTACATGCTGGAGGTGGCGGTCAAGAACGAGCTCAGACGGAGGCGTCTGAAGCGTCCCGGCATCGTCACGCTGATCACGGAGGTGGTCGTCGATCAGCGCGACCCCGGGTTCCGCAGACCGACGAAGCCGATCGGGCCGTTCTACCCGCGCTTCCGCGCCGAGGATCTGATGCACAAGCAGGGATGGTCGATGGTCGAGGACGCCGGCCGCGGCTGGCGCAAGGTCGTGCCGTCGCCGCGGCCGCTCGAGGTCGTGCAGAGCGAGGCGATCAGGAGCGCGGTCCGGGACGGGAGGATCGTCATCGCCGGCGGCGGCGGAGGCATCCCCGTCTATCGCACGAAGGAGGGTGACCTGCGCGGCGTGGAGGCGGTCATCGACAAAGACTACACGGCGTCGCTCATCGCCTCCGACCTCGGGGCCGACCTGTTCGTCATCCTGACGGGGGTCGACCATGTGTCGATCCGTTTCGGCAGACCGGACCAGAAGGCGATCCGGACGATGGATCTCGATGAGGCACGGGCGCATCAGACCGGCGGCGAGTTCCCGGAGGGAAGCATGGGGCCGAAGATTCGCGCCGCCATCGAGTTCGTCCAGGCGACCGGCCGCGAGGTGCTGATCACCTCGAGCGCCCGGCTGCTGGAGGCGGTGCACGGCACGGGGGGAACCCGGATCGTGCCGACGGCCGGCGGGCGGCGGAGGTCCCGGACATGACGAGCGTCGATCTGATCTCGATCCACGATCTGACGCGCGAGGAGGTGCTGGAGATCCTCGACCTCGCCCTGGAGGTGAAGAAGGATCCCGACGCCTACGGCCGGGCCCTGCAACGGAAGACGCTGGCGATGATCTTCGAGAAGCCGTCCCTGCGCACGCGCGTCAGCTTCGAAGCGGGCATGACGCAGCTCGGAGGGCACGCCATCAACCTGGGGCCCGCCGACATTGCCATGGGAACGCGCGAAAGCGTCGCCGACATCGCCCGCACGCTCTCCGGCATGGTCGACGGCATCATGGCACGCACCTTCTCGCACCAGGCCATCGTCGACCTGGCCCGGCACGCCGCGGTTCCGGTCATCAACGGTCTCTCGGACCACCTGCATCCCTGCCAGGCGCTCGCCGACTTCCTGACCGTGCGCGAAGTGTTCGGGCGCTGTGAAGGGATCCGACTTGCGTACGTCGGGGACGGGAACAACGTGGCGCACTCGCTGATGTACGCCGGCGCCAAGCTCGGGGCGCACGTCCGCGTGGCCACGCCGCCCGGTTACGCACCCGATCCGGGCGTCGTGTCGCGGGCCCTCCAGGACGCCGCGTCCACGGGCGGCAGCATCAAGGTCGGCACCGATCTCGGGGAGGCGATCGCGTCCGCCGACGTGGTCTACACCGACACCTGGGCGAGCATGGGGCAGGAGGCGGAGCACGACGAGCGCGTCCGCATCTTCCGGTCCTACCAGGTGAACGCCTCCGTGATGGCCCATGCGAGCCGCGGGGCCGTGTTCATGCACTGCCTGCCCGCGCACCGGGGAGAGGAAGTCACCGAGGACGTCTTCGAGTCGAAGGCGTCGGTGGTCTTCCGCCAGGCCGCCAACCGGCTGCATGCCCAGAAGGCGGTCCTGCTCCTGCTCCTGGGCGGCGAATCGGAAGGATCTCGGGGCCGCAGGACAGGCTCCCAGGCAGATCAGACTTGACAGTTCTCGCGCCGACCTGCCACAATGACCGGCTCGCGGAACAAGACAGTCATCCTTGATTTTCGGATTTTCGCGTGAGGGTGGATGGGCACGTACGTCTGTAAACAAGCAGAGGCGGATCGCAAGTGGGTCGTGGTGGACGCGGCCGGGCAGACGCTCGGGCGCCTGTCCACGCACGTGGCGCGCATCCTGATGGGCAAGCACCGCCCCACCTACACGCCGCACGCCGACACCGGCGATTTCGTGGTGGTCGTCAACGCCGGGAAGGTTCGCCTGACCGGTCGCAAGGCCGAGAAGAAGTTCTATCGCTGGCACACCGGCTACCCCGGAGGCCTCAAGGAGGTCGCCGCGGGCCGTATGCTCAAGACCAGGCCGACCCGCGTCATCGAGTGGTCCGTCAAGGGCATGCTCCCGAAGGGGAGCCTCGGCCGGCGGCTCGGGATGAAGCTCAAGGTGTACGCCGGCCCGAACCATCCACACCAGGCCCAGAAGCCCCAGGTGATGTCGATCCCGGCCTGAGGCCGGCACGGAGACGCGTCGAATGTCGGTGATGCAGTATTACGCGACGGGCAGGAGAAAGACCTCCACAGCACGGGTCTATCTGCGGGCCGGTTCGGGGACCATGCAGGTCAACCGCAGGCCGCTGGACACGTACTTCCACACCGACGCGTTGAAGCGCGTCGTGAGGGAGCCGCTGGTCCTGACCGAGACGCAGGGGAAGTTCGACGTCCTCGTGAACGTGGCGGGCGGCGGCGAAGCGGGGCAGGCGGGGGCCGTGCGGCACGGGATCGCCCGGGCCCTGGTGCAGTTCGAGCCGGCGCTGCGCGCCCGGCTGAAAGAGGCGGGATTCCTCACGCGCGACTCGCGCGTGAAGGAGAGGAAGAAGTACGGACAGCGCGGGGCGCGCGCCCGCTTCCAGTTCTCGAAGCGCTAGGAACGGTGACGCCCCCCGGGGGGCCGCCGATAAGGACAGGAGGAACGATTTGACGTCGGTGACGATGAAGGAGCTCCTGGAGGCGGGTGTCCACTTCGGGCACCAGACCAAGAGGTGGAACCCGAAGATGCGCGAGTACATCTTCGGCCAGCGCAACGGCATCTACATCATCAATCTCCAGAAGACCCTCATCAAGTTCCGCGAGGCCCTCGAGTTCGTACTGCAGGAGTCGGGCCAGGGGGGGACGATCCTGTTCGTCGGCACCAAGCGACAGGCCCAGGAGACGATCGCCGAGGAAGCGAACCGCGTCGGCATGCCGTTCGTGAACGTGCGCTGGCTCGGCGGAACGCTCACCAACTACCGGACGATCAAGAAGCGCATCGAGCGGCTGCGGTGGCTCGAGACCTTCCTGGAGAAGCCGGTCGAGGGGCGCTATTCCAAGAAGGAGCTCCTTCAGCTCGAGAAGGAGCGCGTCAAGCTGGCGAAGGTCCTCTCGGGCATCAAGACGCTCGATCGCCTGCCGGACGCCCTCTTCGTGATCGACCCCAAGAAGGAGCACATCGCGGTCCAGGAGGCGCGCAAGCTCGATGTCCCGGTCGTCGCGGTGGTGGATACCAATTGCGATCCGGAGGACATCGACTACCCGATACCGGGCAACGACGACGCGATACGCGCCATCAAGCTGTTCGCGTCCCGCGTCGCCGACGCCATCCTGGACGGCCGCAGCGTCTACGAGAAGCAGGGGGAGCAGGAATCCGAAGGGGCCCTGGCGGCCGCGGGCGGAGGGGGCGTGGTCGTGGCCGGCATGCCGGCACTCGGCGAGGAGTCGCCCGGAAGACCGTCGCGTCGCCCGTCGGGCGGCGACAGCCGCCGCTCGGCGCCGCGTCGCAAGATCACCGGTCCCCGGAGCGAGCCGCCGGCGGCCGAGGTCGAGTCCGCGGGCTCCGCCGAACCGGAGGGCGGTACCGTGAAGGTCGAAGGATCGGCGGAGCGCACCGCCGTCGTTCCGGGCGGCCGCGCCACCACCGACTAGACCGCAAGCGCACCCAGAAGACCCCCGCCCAGCCGAAGGACGACCCGGATGCGATGACCCCCGGGCGCGAGCAGCCGGGCGCGGATCGCGCGGAGAG encodes:
- the argF gene encoding ornithine carbamoyltransferase, with product MTSVDLISIHDLTREEVLEILDLALEVKKDPDAYGRALQRKTLAMIFEKPSLRTRVSFEAGMTQLGGHAINLGPADIAMGTRESVADIARTLSGMVDGIMARTFSHQAIVDLARHAAVPVINGLSDHLHPCQALADFLTVREVFGRCEGIRLAYVGDGNNVAHSLMYAGAKLGAHVRVATPPGYAPDPGVVSRALQDAASTGGSIKVGTDLGEAIASADVVYTDTWASMGQEAEHDERVRIFRSYQVNASVMAHASRGAVFMHCLPAHRGEEVTEDVFESKASVVFRQAANRLHAQKAVLLLLLGGESEGSRGRRTGSQADQT
- the rpsI gene encoding 30S ribosomal protein S9, producing MSVMQYYATGRRKTSTARVYLRAGSGTMQVNRRPLDTYFHTDALKRVVREPLVLTETQGKFDVLVNVAGGGEAGQAGAVRHGIARALVQFEPALRARLKEAGFLTRDSRVKERKKYGQRGARARFQFSKR
- a CDS encoding cyclic 2,3-diphosphoglycerate synthase, whose translation is MSARRVLIMGAAGRDFHNFNLCYRDNRAFEVVGFTATQIPNISGRRYPAPLAGSLYPDGIPIYEEDRIEELIRTQSVDLVVFAYSDVSHAHVMHKGSQVVAAGADFVLLGFDATSLKSKKPVVSVCAVRTGAGKSQTTRRVCRKLLDQGRRVVAVRHPMPYGDLVKQRVQRFATFDDLDRHECTIEEREEYEPHLKNGTVVYAGVDYGAILQEAEGEADVIVWDGGNNDLPFYKPDVEIVVVDPHRPGHEIQYHPGEANFRRASCLIINKIDTADKKGIEDVKANIARYNPKALVVEAASPVTVEDPAAIRGKRVLVVEDGPTLTHGEMGYGAGVIAAQRFGAASIVDPRSAAVGSIAATFRKYPGIGTLLPAVGYGEKQMDELKQTIDKVDCDLVLIATPIDLRRAIHFEKPALRVTYELQEIGKPDLDDVLAKLP
- the rpsB gene encoding 30S ribosomal protein S2, with amino-acid sequence MTSVTMKELLEAGVHFGHQTKRWNPKMREYIFGQRNGIYIINLQKTLIKFREALEFVLQESGQGGTILFVGTKRQAQETIAEEANRVGMPFVNVRWLGGTLTNYRTIKKRIERLRWLETFLEKPVEGRYSKKELLQLEKERVKLAKVLSGIKTLDRLPDALFVIDPKKEHIAVQEARKLDVPVVAVVDTNCDPEDIDYPIPGNDDAIRAIKLFASRVADAILDGRSVYEKQGEQESEGALAAAGGGGVVVAGMPALGEESPGRPSRRPSGGDSRRSAPRRKITGPRSEPPAAEVESAGSAEPEGGTVKVEGSAERTAVVPGGRATTD
- the arcC gene encoding carbamate kinase, encoding MRESRKLAVVAFGGNALIRKGQEGTQWEQLENAQATARSLIPILKDGYGLVLVHGNGPQVGNVLIQVEEAVTKVPPLSLDVCVAMSEGSIGYMLEVAVKNELRRRRLKRPGIVTLITEVVVDQRDPGFRRPTKPIGPFYPRFRAEDLMHKQGWSMVEDAGRGWRKVVPSPRPLEVVQSEAIRSAVRDGRIVIAGGGGGIPVYRTKEGDLRGVEAVIDKDYTASLIASDLGADLFVILTGVDHVSIRFGRPDQKAIRTMDLDEARAHQTGGEFPEGSMGPKIRAAIEFVQATGREVLITSSARLLEAVHGTGGTRIVPTAGGRRRSRT
- the rplM gene encoding 50S ribosomal protein L13 codes for the protein MGTYVCKQAEADRKWVVVDAAGQTLGRLSTHVARILMGKHRPTYTPHADTGDFVVVVNAGKVRLTGRKAEKKFYRWHTGYPGGLKEVAAGRMLKTRPTRVIEWSVKGMLPKGSLGRRLGMKLKVYAGPNHPHQAQKPQVMSIPA